TCCCTCACATTGGCATGCAGTAAAGCATccaggatttttctttttttctttttttttccttgtgctaTGAATAAGGGGTTCCAGTCACTGAAATGTTCTCTCGGCTTCACTGACCAAATGGAAAAACAGCCCCTCCTCCTGTGGATCTTTCCACTCTGTTACTAAGGCAGCTGGATCAATGCCATGGCAACCTGGACTTTGTTGGATGTTGGGAGAAGATGAGCTCGTGGTCGCCGTCCTGAGCACCTCACTCTGTCAGGGACCAGATGTTTTGGGCAGGTCCTGGTTCTCAGCCAAGTGGAGCTTTTGTCTGGACAGAGACACCTTAAGGATTCATACCGAAGGACTTTTAAAGTGAAAACAAGGCCAGTGTCCAACCCCTGGAGTGCTGGGTGATTCCCAAAAATAAACAAGCATTCGGTTATGAAAGGATACATTGAGGTGCTGAGCTCCTCCAGCTGAGGAAACAAACGAATAAAAGGATGAGAGGTGCATTGGAAAAACAGCCAAAAATAGAACATGATGTGGTTGTATAGGGCTTTAATGTCTGATCATATTGCATAACAGCCTGTGCTTGTCAGGTCAATATTTTAACTGAGCTGTTGTCATCTGACAACAGGTTTTACAAGGCAAAGGATCAGCCTCCTTCCCTATCTATAAAAAGGAAAGACACTTCACAGCCCATCTGTTCTGTGGCACAATTATCCAGCCGTGGCACAGCTCTCAAGTATTCCAGGCAGCAGTGTCTGTAATGTGCTGAAGGCTTTTTCTCACCTCCCTCACACATAGTGCTGCAACTTCCCCGCAGTGAGCATACCAGTCCCAGGCGTGGGTAACCAAGAGCCTCATAGCACGCTAACAATAGAAACTCTGTCCAAGACTGCTCATCGCTGTCAGTGCAGGAAATTGTCTGACTTTTCACAGAACGATTTTAACACTGAAACTGGATTTAGTTAGTTCTAAAATGGGTTGCTCGGTGACTCATGCGTAACTGGAAAACCCAGAGTTAAATCCATCTTACTCTTTGCGAAGAAACTGCAAACACATGTTCAGTGGTTTCTCCACCTTGGCATGAAGACAGTACTGCAGGGAACCCAAAAACCCATTTCTTGTAGCTTAAGAATCTTTAGAATCTTTAGACAAGAGAAATGTAAAGTTACTGAATAGTGAAAGATGCCTGCAGACTTATGACCTGGGGTCTGTTCCCAAAGCAATCTTAGACTTTCTGTTTTAGAAGAGGAGGTAAATTAACTCTGTGTTTCTATGGTAACTACATTTGAGCCTGACCTACTCGCAGACTGATTGTCCTCAACAAACTTTGAGCTTCTCTCTCCTGTTAAGGGATCTGATCTAAATCTGAAACCCAgttttgacactttaacacttaTACCACCAAGAAAAGACATTGAATAACTGCCAGGTCACCTTTTCCTCGTGTCATTTGTATTAATATGTCAGCACGATACTTCCCTGCCCTCACTCTGAGAAAAGGCATGTTCCCCTTATCCTGCATGCTGGTGTCTATGTGTTAATTGACAAGAGTACCTGCTGTGTTCAGTGCCTATGCAGCAGGGAGCCTTATACTTGCAGAATGAAAGCTGTTTTAGGCCTATGAAAAGCCTATTTTCAATTAGACCTCTTTATGACCCCTTTTATAATCTAAAATTACTCTACATCTCTAACTCTTCCCCTTGTGTTGAGCTAAAAGCTGCCGCCCTACTCCCTTCATTCACAAGCTTCAAATCCAAGCACATATTGGAACATGGTGATCTGCAATGGCTTTAAGAACTTTAACAAAACTGCTTTGTGATCAGTCATCGGTGAAAAGAAGAATCGTTATAACACAGGGACAATCCCTGTATGAATACTTTGTGGCATAATTATTGTCATTCCTATCATAGCTAGAATATGTTGGAGGTAATGTGAATATTTGTGGGTGAGGAAGGTTGTGGTGAAGCTGGAATTATGTGTTTGAGAGCAAGTCAAGTTGACAAAATCGTAAAATACAGTCGTTGAATGCTGATGAATAAGAATTTTCAATCTAAAAGAAACCGTGTCTAAAAATGGGAACATGCGCCTCAGAATGTGACTTCAAAATCATTGATCCATATGATTTTAGCCAGGTAAATTAATGGATGAACCACGCTGACTAAAATGTAAAGATTTGACTCTCCTCTGGTTTTACATGTTGCTGAGTTGAATCATGATATCCAAACTCATTTGATAACATTTGGAGACATTTGAGAGTGGCCATTGTCAAGAGTTGATTGAACTAACTTTAATTAGCTTTTCTGGAACTCATTGTTCAGACTCAGTCTTTTAAAGCTGCTTTTAAAGAAAAGacctctggtaaaaaaaaaaaaaaaactgatgtgCATCCTGTCCTTAACCCACATCTGCTGTGATTCATGCTTACATTGCAGAGCAGGTGTTCCAGGTTGTGGTCGGAGGCACACTTCTTCTGGTCCTCAGAGAGCTCCTCCACATGGCTGTCGAGGCTGAAGTGCAGTCGCGCCAGCTTCTCTTGCATCTCGCGCACATGTTCCAGCTGCTCGAAGGAACAGACCTTACCTGAGAATCAGACAGAGACCGatacaactttttctttttcagttgagGGCTCTTGTCGTTGCAAATgatagcagctttttttttttttttttttttacataaatagCGCCACAGCTATTTGATTTCAGTCTCATTTGTGTAACAAAGCCACTCGTCTTTTACTTTCGTACTGTAACAGAATATTCCCTCGGAGGCCTCACATCAGGGTTATCTTACCGAAAGCCTGTAATTTGCCTGAGTGGAAGTCGTTGAGGAGGTTGAGGAGGCCTCCCTCCATCTCTCTCACGTCTGAGACGTCTGTGAGGAAGGAGTGCTGCAGGGGGGAACACTGGACGACTTTACTGGGCCCTGCTGGCTGCGGGGCCCGGGGCTTCTCCCTGTGAGGTCTGACACACAGAAAACATCACAACTGGATGTTTGTGGAggggtttttgttgttgttgtagtggTAACTTATGTAAACATGGAAACCGGCCATTTGTTATGttgtttaactgttttttttagttgttttttatgACGCAATTCCCTGGAAGGTTTTCAAGTTACATAAAGACACAAACCTGGTGGTCTTTGGTGGAGCTACGACGGCCGTGAACACCTCTTTCGGCTGTCCTGCAGCTCCTATGGATCTTTTATActtgtttctgttctttgggGAGGGAGGCTGCGGCAGGCCAAGAGTGAAGGTGGCACTTTTGCTCGCAGGAAGGACGGAGAGCTTGCGGGGGTTgatagggggaggagggggctgTGGAAGAGACACCTTGGGGCTGCGCTTCTTGCGCTTGTCTTCCATTACCGTTtttattttcctcctttttaGGGAAGCTCCCTTTGGGCTAAAtgaggggggggaggggggggctgCACAGCCTGACTTGTGTGCAGGACGTCCTGAAACAACAAAGGtaggaaatttaaaaaaagaaacagcagcCTTCCTCTGCCCCGGAGAACTCTGACTGTGCCAAAATTAGTACTGCAGCCCAGGATTGTGCACTCTGCACATTTTGGGATGCTTTAATTATTCCAACTGCATCATCAGGTAGTAACAGCAGTATATTCccaaatcaacaacaatttaaagaaaacacGTCAGCGAAGAAGAGTTTATATTACATCCTTTTACTTAAATGGATTTGTGTCTCAGTGAAAGGCTTTAAAGGATGCAATTTAGTGGCTTCGTTTCAGCAGATATCTTTAGTCCAGCCATTACAGTTAACAGCTAGCTTATAGAATGTGTAAATGGCAGGAGGGTAAATACGACTTTTAGGGAACTTTTCAGACCAAACGTATTATATACAACAGGATTGGCAAGGAAACCCATAAAAACTAAGCTGCAATGGATTTTTAGCCAGGACATTGCTGCTCTAATGCAGTACAGGACCAACCTGCAATATGATCCAAATAAGCTTTCAAAGGGATGGATGTTATATCAGTGCACTGCACTCTCACTTGGGGCTTATGCATAGTTGAATGGAGGAGTTAACTTAGAAATAGAAACATTAATATGTGTAGTAATAATACAGTAGTATTATAAAAACGTGTTCAAGTTGTCTTTGCAATGATTTTAGTGCCATAAAACGAGCGCATTGAAGCACAAGCTTGCTCGTTTATTCCTATGGCGTGTTACTGTTGGGTGATGCTAAAACATGAATTATTATTATCTCGTCACGGGGTCCGTATAACGTTTTATCCTATCACAATGAATAAAAACACTGTTATGACAGCATTTATCTCCAAAACACTGCACCAGCGTCTCCTCAAAGTACAATCCAAAGATGGCCACTACTCTAATACACAATGGCAACTTTGTCCGTCGAAATCCTCCTTTACTGAGAGTGTATATGCACTGGAGAAattatgaataaagaaaaaataggcAGACCGCTGTTTTTGTACCAAATGGTTAAATTCAGCTTGGCAGAAGACGTGCAAATGGATTTTTTTCTATCGTCTACGGATGACACAAATAATACTTACCGAATCAATTACGCACCAGAGCCAACCGGCTGTGCGCGACGTTGCATCCCCTCTCCCGCGATTTTAAAACGCTTATGTATACGTTGTATAAATCAAGCTTTACAAATCACGTTAGCGTTAAATGAACCTCGCAGCAGCTGCTGCGGAAATTACTGGAGAAATGTAACGCGCGGCATCTACGCGCTCGGCTCGGCTCGTGCGGAGCTGTTGTCTTTATCCCTCTTAAAGGGCCAGTCCACCCCTCTGTGtgtcaggaggaggagcagcctGCCGGCGTCCCAGAGCAGGGAGCTGGATGCTGTGCACTGTTGAGGGCATCCGGCAGGTGATGATGGCTCCCAGCAGATAGCTTCAATCTGTATATCCTCTGTTTAACCCAGTTACTCTGGACCTGAAGGTACCACTGACAGACCACACGGTGGCGCCATTGTCCTACACTCTTCCTCACaatcttcattgttttcttttacaaacAGGAAGTTGCTCAACTTTATCAGTTTTTCCCGTCCTTGGGACACCTGtttatacaaataaataaataaataaataaataaatacatacaaaaTATGTATGTGTAGTCTGCACATGCTAGAATAATAATCAATGTCTCTTGATTTTCTTGAGAGAAACAAAAGTTGAACTCTGATCTCTAAGATGTTTTAGGCTTCGTCGAGACGCAAGGTCAAAAGTAAATACATCCCCCTTCTCATAGTGCAGGTCTAACATGATAACACAAATGTGCTGTGGGCCTGTACCTTCAGGGGTGAAGACTGATGTTTTCAGATTAGAAGCTGCATGGTTGGAATTAAAGGATACAGCATTTTTGGATCAGTTCTTCAAGCTAAAATCCTGAAATTTCCAAACTTTCCAAAAATATGTACATTTATCTGGGACATTCGTCAAATTAAGCACATTTATAAACACAATGAAACTAAACAACTTGGTTAAGTAAtacaaaaatatttctttttattatggcAATTCAGAACAAAAACGTGACACAAAATACAGTTTGTAGAAAAAATTCAGAGCTCTTTGGCCTGTTTGTTTTGGTCCAAAGTGAGCTCGGTCAACTAAAACTGGAGTCTTAACTGACTTTCTGGTCTGATGAACTGTTTGAGTACGAATATGCCTTTCCTAGGACTATTCTGTCTCTGAGGAGCTTGAAGAAGGCGTAGTAGTTGCTGAAAAGAATCAGGGCCAGCGATATTGTCTGATGCCACTTCTCCGAACAAATCAACGAGTAGAGCTGGTAGAATATCATGGCACCTTCTAGGATGATGAGTATGTTCAATATTCGTAAAGGCTTGTTGAAGAAGAACTGGGGAAAGGAATGGGACAGGATGGGATCAGCAACAAGATGCGTCTCTGTACATAGCTGCTTAAATGTCCGTTCATGTTGGGATACTCACATAAAAACGATAATGGGACACATCTGATGGAACTGCCACGTTGTAGTGGCCCATGGCCTTATAGACATTCTTACTATGTTTTACAAGGACCCCCTGTGGCCACATGTACTCTTCTGTCCATCTGTGCAATAAGAAAGCAGAGTGAGCTCGGAAAAATTGATCCGGACTGACCTAAAAACGCAGTAATAAACAATGAGGAGAACGTACATGTGCTGAAGGACGTTGGAGCAGAGTGAGGGGTCCACTTTCTGCCAGCAGCCGAGGTGAGCTGCGGCTTTGTGCAGCAGATCACAGTATCTGGGTGGCAACAGGTGCCTCATGAGAATGACTGATGTACTGACTGACACCAGAatgaacagctcacaagaccacCGCTTATCCACATACTGCGTACTCTGAGGGAGAATaaacaggcagaaaaaaaacatgaaggcTTTTGATATTAAATGAGGTCATGTTCAAAAAGAAGTTGCATTCAGTTCAACAGCATCTTACCTTTACAAACCATACTGGCACAAATGCCACATAGTAGGCACTGAGCATTGAGCTGACCAGCACCTCCTTCATCCTCCAGTTAAAATCCATCTTCAGGTACTCCACCTCCTTGCGGATGAGGTCTGGGGAGAGGCAGCAAGCATGAGTGGGCATGGCCTGGACGCCATACAGCTGGCTGGTGTGCTGTTTCCACGTCTCCTTCAGCACGGTCAGGTAGTCTCTGCCTCGGCTCACGCCGCCCACCTCTTTGGAGCCAATGCTGGCGATGGGGGACAGAGGACCCGCTCGTCGGAAGTCACAGCTCAGCCAGAAGAACGGAATATACATCCCAAATCTGTTTGAGACAAAAACTACTCTTGAATATTGGCTTTCCTGTGAATCATGGCACTACAACAGCTGCATCAGTGACAAGTGAGCAAAATAAGAAATCGACTGAATGCATATTATGCCGCTGTGTCATTTCATAGAATAGAGCCTCCTGAGCGAGAAATTCAGAATCTGCTCAATTTTGTAcgtatacattaaaaaaaaagaaaggggaaaaaaaattggtgCTTAACGTTGAAactcaaaaagacaaaaaaatgtatgaggaaaaaaaatggtttaaattTTATGGAACCAAAGTGTTTCTTTTTGTAAAGCTTCATTAACCTCATCACAACACGGACTCCTCAGACAAACTATGAatgcaaaacaaacacagtgagGGGGCACATGGTATCCTGCTGCTCTAAAACTCCATCTTTAAAGATGTAACCAGCGACATTCTTATAACAGCCCTTTGCACTTTAGCTTTTGATGCACAAACAGATAACCCATCTACCAAATAATGAGATGATTCTGGGCAACAATAAACCAATTCAACCCATTTCTTTAAAGTAATATGAAAAATGTATCCACGGCAGGTATATTACACAataagctgtggtgtctgcagcctcctgcatgtaaactcctCCTTAAATTATGTTTGTTTTAGAGCAACACATGACGTAATTAATATTTCATAAACAAAAGCTGAGCAAGTCAATACAATGCTCAGGAATAAAATTGGAAGATTTCCATTTTACATTCCACTAATAACTGGTAATGGTAAAACTGGCTAATGACTGGTGAGACAGCAGCAGGAACAAACACTGTGACACTccaaacagccaatcagaggtaAAAGGGGTCAAGCAACCGTGGAAGGGACTGTAAGTCAGGTCCTTGGATGAAAGGAGACTTTGAGTCTCCTTTAGCAGTTTGGTGAATAAAAACCTAATACGAATCCTTGTTTTTCCTGTGAATACTTACGGGTAGCAAAGGAACAGCAAGCTGAGGACAGAATAAGTTCTGAAGAGGTAAATGAGGGAGCGGCACAGGCTCCAGCCCGTCAGCGTTAGCACAGCAAATCGTGCCGTGACTAAGAATATCGAGTGAGGGAAGGAGAGTTTACCACTCTGTGATGCCTgtgggggaggaaaaaaaaa
This region of Odontesthes bonariensis isolate fOdoBon6 chromosome 17, fOdoBon6.hap1, whole genome shotgun sequence genomic DNA includes:
- the ccdc28b gene encoding coiled-coil domain-containing protein 28B; the protein is MEDKRKKRSPKVSLPQPPPPPINPRKLSVLPASKSATFTLGLPQPPSPKNRNKYKRSIGAAGQPKEVFTAVVAPPKTTRPHREKPRAPQPAGPSKVVQCSPLQHSFLTDVSDVREMEGGLLNLLNDFHSGKLQAFGKVCSFEQLEHVREMQEKLARLHFSLDSHVEELSEDQKKCASDHNLEHLLCNLEELSTSIQKLHLAENQDLPKTSGP
- the tmem39b gene encoding transmembrane protein 39B — translated: MAGGRRGANRTTYCRPPLGNEPGSVSNGNHTTSSPVTGVRSRTRNGSGTCMSSPPLAAQTVVPLKHCKIPELSVDRNVLFELHLFFCHLIALFVHYVNIYKTVWWYPPSHPPSHTSLNFHLIDYNMLVFTVIILARRLIAAIVKEASQSGKLSFPHSIFLVTARFAVLTLTGWSLCRSLIYLFRTYSVLSLLFLCYPFGMYIPFFWLSCDFRRAGPLSPIASIGSKEVGGVSRGRDYLTVLKETWKQHTSQLYGVQAMPTHACCLSPDLIRKEVEYLKMDFNWRMKEVLVSSMLSAYYVAFVPVWFVKSTQYVDKRWSCELFILVSVSTSVILMRHLLPPRYCDLLHKAAAHLGCWQKVDPSLCSNVLQHIWTEEYMWPQGVLVKHSKNVYKAMGHYNVAVPSDVSHYRFYFFFNKPLRILNILIILEGAMIFYQLYSLICSEKWHQTISLALILFSNYYAFFKLLRDRIVLGKAYSYSNSSSDQKVS